One window from the genome of Clostridiales bacterium encodes:
- a CDS encoding DUF4241 domain-containing protein gives MKIKIPKSRITAPIDFGEAISSRRVYGVDLSYTEYGFIQIPSKKVALFDAYSASGFKPLNAECGVVAFPFYCGCMTDDGERVAYAGLRFNEEKAVKWEIAVLPDDLSKLVHNADAAAIAISSGVCCLCDSDDYKLYRAHINDEVHPLAGLIVLNGETHTTVKTLGKSFAVFSSGWGDGCYKCYKGLAADGSTTAIIIDFGMIEYPDDGAEIELDIDCDYVYDPSKSDKENNIARWTVAVEHAKNPTELLDALSRRGYARHAAGDSIGALEDYAAAIATSKSVTNRRSLAHLWSVYDNAAELYIARGDYDRAISVMTTALGSGDDCYAGAYVRLIDLYLLTEQAEKAKAVAEQMKSARRDDATAVMKYAECCVATGDFRAAAKAYGELADEFRSYESLFDAASCYIELGEYDNALSSLENHPAKEGFEQYWYYKAKIEFDRRNFSAAKEYAARAREIEREYVPALKLLIEINSLLQENFVVAGYAEEYKRLVPADEYGYTVCAYAQLLLGNYSECARNYYYAFHNVDKSDRNAALAAVACRAAGDNKRSNRMLKFLRRKHSPYYIGAVCGEIKPRHNGYTSVVKSIIVRLKDDRDFLVRLSAFMCVNRSKINYATPLLEILSKSPNCEFAVVALQIRAAVVAGNKAVAGAFFDYYLTQYMGEAPAEQIDRLKRAFGLNG, from the coding sequence ATGAAAATCAAGATCCCCAAAAGTCGAATAACCGCACCGATAGATTTCGGCGAGGCAATATCGTCTCGGCGGGTGTACGGCGTGGATTTGAGCTATACCGAGTACGGGTTTATTCAGATCCCGAGTAAAAAGGTTGCGCTTTTCGACGCGTACTCGGCGTCGGGCTTTAAACCTCTTAATGCGGAATGCGGCGTCGTCGCATTCCCGTTTTACTGTGGGTGCATGACAGACGACGGCGAGCGCGTGGCGTACGCGGGGCTTCGGTTCAACGAGGAAAAAGCGGTCAAGTGGGAAATCGCGGTCCTGCCCGACGATTTGTCAAAGCTTGTACACAATGCGGACGCAGCAGCAATAGCAATATCTAGCGGCGTTTGCTGTTTGTGCGACAGCGATGACTACAAGCTCTACCGCGCGCATATCAACGACGAGGTGCATCCGCTCGCAGGGCTTATCGTGCTTAACGGCGAAACGCATACCACAGTCAAGACGCTCGGTAAATCGTTTGCCGTGTTTTCGAGCGGTTGGGGCGATGGGTGCTATAAGTGCTATAAGGGCTTAGCGGCAGACGGCAGTACGACGGCTATTATCATCGATTTCGGAATGATCGAATATCCCGACGACGGCGCGGAGATCGAGCTCGATATCGACTGCGATTACGTTTACGACCCGAGCAAGAGCGATAAGGAGAATAATATCGCGCGATGGACGGTTGCGGTCGAGCACGCAAAGAACCCGACGGAGCTACTCGACGCGCTGTCGCGAAGAGGCTACGCGCGGCATGCGGCGGGCGATAGCATAGGCGCGCTCGAAGACTATGCCGCGGCGATCGCGACGAGCAAGAGCGTAACGAACAGACGTTCGCTCGCGCATCTTTGGTCGGTGTATGACAACGCTGCCGAGCTGTACATTGCGCGCGGCGACTACGACCGCGCAATATCGGTCATGACGACCGCGCTCGGCTCAGGCGACGATTGTTACGCGGGCGCGTACGTTCGGCTTATCGATCTTTATCTTTTGACCGAGCAGGCGGAAAAAGCCAAGGCTGTTGCGGAGCAGATGAAGTCAGCGCGGCGCGACGACGCCACCGCCGTTATGAAGTACGCCGAATGCTGTGTGGCGACGGGCGATTTCCGCGCGGCGGCAAAGGCTTACGGTGAGCTTGCCGACGAGTTTCGTTCGTATGAAAGCTTGTTCGACGCCGCGAGCTGTTATATCGAGCTTGGTGAGTACGATAACGCGCTGTCGTCGCTCGAAAACCATCCAGCAAAGGAAGGGTTCGAGCAGTATTGGTACTATAAGGCAAAGATAGAATTCGACCGCCGAAATTTTTCGGCGGCGAAGGAGTACGCGGCGCGCGCACGCGAGATAGAGCGTGAGTACGTTCCCGCGCTTAAACTGCTTATCGAGATCAACTCGCTGTTGCAGGAGAATTTCGTTGTGGCGGGGTATGCGGAAGAATACAAGCGGTTAGTGCCCGCCGATGAGTACGGATATACCGTGTGTGCGTATGCGCAGCTTTTGCTCGGCAATTATTCGGAGTGTGCGCGTAATTATTATTATGCTTTCCATAACGTGGACAAAAGCGACCGAAACGCCGCGCTGGCCGCCGTTGCGTGCCGCGCGGCGGGCGATAACAAACGCAGTAATCGTATGCTTAAATTTTTGCGGCGCAAGCACAGCCCGTACTATATCGGCGCGGTGTGCGGAGAGATCAAGCCTCGGCACAACGGCTATACTTCCGTCGTGAAAAGTATTATAGTAAGGCTAAAAGACGACCGCGATTTTCTCGTGCGGTTGTCGGCGTTTATGTGCGTAAACAGAAGCAAGATAAACTACGCAACGCCGCTGCTCGAAATTCTCAGTAAATCGCCGAATTGCGAGTTTGCGGTCGTGGCGTTGCAGATCCGCGCCGCCGTCGTTGCGGGCAATAAAGCGGTAGCGGGCGCGTTCTTCGATTATTATTTAACGCAGTATATGGGCGAAGCACCCGCCGAGCAAATCGATCGGCTTAAACGCGCGTTCGGTTTGAATGGGTAG
- a CDS encoding sulfide/dihydroorotate dehydrogenase-like FAD/NAD-binding protein, with product MYKILKKERLNPTVSRMVIDAPRVAKKAKAGTFVILRVDEDGERIPLTVADYDAVNGTVTVIYQIVGATTHKLDRLNAGEYISDFVGPLGKPSELDGLKKVAVIGGGVGCAIALPVAKQLHANGAEVHSVIGFRNKDLVILEDEFRSVSNVCRLMTDDGSAGEKGLVTDALKSLIEAGNGYDEVIAIGPIVMMKFVCKLTEKYGIKTTVSMNPIMIDGTGMCGGCRLTVGGEMKFACVDGPDFDGHKVDFDEALERGRMYSEFERHAYEKECNLFKNA from the coding sequence ATGTATAAGATTCTCAAAAAGGAAAGACTTAATCCCACGGTGTCGCGTATGGTTATCGACGCGCCGCGCGTTGCCAAAAAGGCAAAGGCGGGAACGTTCGTTATTCTGCGCGTGGACGAGGACGGCGAGCGCATTCCGCTGACCGTAGCCGACTACGACGCCGTAAACGGCACTGTAACGGTCATTTATCAAATAGTGGGCGCGACCACGCACAAGCTCGACAGGCTTAATGCGGGCGAGTATATAAGCGATTTCGTAGGACCGCTCGGCAAGCCGTCCGAGCTCGACGGGCTTAAAAAGGTCGCGGTCATCGGCGGAGGTGTGGGCTGTGCGATAGCGCTACCTGTAGCCAAGCAGCTTCACGCGAACGGCGCGGAAGTGCATTCGGTAATAGGGTTCAGGAACAAGGATCTCGTAATTCTAGAAGACGAGTTCAGATCGGTGTCGAACGTGTGCAGACTCATGACCGACGACGGCTCGGCGGGCGAGAAAGGGCTTGTGACCGACGCGCTCAAAAGCCTTATCGAAGCGGGCAACGGCTACGACGAGGTCATTGCGATTGGACCTATCGTCATGATGAAATTCGTATGCAAGCTCACCGAAAAATACGGCATTAAAACGACCGTGTCCATGAACCCCATAATGATCGACGGCACGGGAATGTGCGGCGGCTGTCGCTTGACGGTCGGCGGTGAAATGAAATTCGCGTGCGTGGACGGTCCCGACTTCGACGGGCACAAGGTCGACTTCGACGAAGCGTTGGAGCGCGGGCGGATGTACAGTGAGTTCGAGCGCCACGCCTACGAAAAAGAATGCAATCTTTTTAAAAATGCTTGA
- a CDS encoding NAD(P)H-dependent oxidoreductase subunit E produces MTEKDKQFAEVLESLKDVPGPVMMAMQKAQDIYGYLPLEVQLKIADFFGVPLATVYGIATFYSQFRLEQPGQIKIAVCLGTACYVKGSGEVIDKFARILKVEPGHTTADGRFTLEATRCIGCCGLAPVLTVNGEVYGKVTEASVDEILAKYNQA; encoded by the coding sequence ATGACCGAAAAGGATAAGCAGTTCGCCGAGGTACTGGAAAGTCTTAAAGACGTGCCCGGTCCCGTTATGATGGCGATGCAGAAAGCTCAGGACATTTACGGATATTTGCCGTTGGAAGTCCAACTTAAAATCGCCGATTTCTTCGGCGTGCCGCTCGCGACCGTTTACGGTATCGCGACTTTCTACTCGCAGTTCCGTCTCGAACAGCCCGGACAGATCAAGATCGCCGTTTGCTTGGGCACTGCGTGCTACGTTAAGGGCAGCGGAGAAGTCATCGATAAGTTCGCGCGTATTCTTAAAGTCGAGCCCGGACACACCACCGCCGACGGACGGTTCACGCTCGAAGCTACGCGCTGCATCGGCTGCTGCGGTCTTGCGCCCGTTCTCACCGTCAACGGCGAGGTGTACGGCAAAGTGACCGAGGCGAGCGTCGACGAGATACTTGCCAAGTACAACCAGGCTTAA
- the gltA gene encoding NADPH-dependent glutamate synthase, producing MAVNTSKIKNEMPVQDPKKRARNFDEVALGYTEEQAKNEAARCLNCKNKPCQSGCPVGIDIPAFIQKIKDGDYEGAYQVIAKSSSLAAVCGRVCPQETQCESKCVRGNNGEPVAIGRLERFVADYHNAHNLGKVDAVEPNGHKVAVVGSGPAGLSCAGELASRGYEVTVFEALHTAGGVLVYGIPEFRLPKKIVTGEIKNLKARGVKFELNTVIGKTLLVDELFEDGFDAVFIGSGAGLPNFMKIKGEDLKGVYSANEFLTRVNLMKAYKADSDTPIKHSKAVAVVGGGNVAMDATRSALRLGAERVVLVYRRSEAELPARKEEVEHAKEEGVEFMMLTAPVEVLGDEHRNVRALKCQKMELGEPDASGRRRPVPVPNSEFELEVDTVIAAIGTSPNPLIKNTTEGIDVQKWGGIITDEHGKTTRDMVYAGGDAVTGAATVILAMGAGKDAAVQIDNAIKAKNKK from the coding sequence ATGGCTGTTAATACTTCTAAAATTAAGAACGAAATGCCCGTGCAGGACCCCAAAAAGCGCGCCCGTAATTTCGACGAGGTCGCGCTCGGCTATACCGAGGAGCAGGCGAAAAACGAGGCGGCGCGCTGCCTTAACTGCAAGAACAAACCGTGCCAAAGCGGTTGCCCCGTCGGTATAGATATTCCCGCGTTCATACAAAAAATCAAGGACGGCGACTACGAGGGCGCGTATCAAGTAATAGCCAAGTCGAGCTCGCTTGCCGCGGTTTGCGGAAGGGTATGCCCGCAGGAAACGCAATGCGAGAGCAAGTGCGTGCGCGGGAACAACGGCGAGCCTGTCGCTATCGGTCGGCTCGAACGGTTCGTCGCCGACTATCACAACGCGCATAATCTCGGCAAGGTCGACGCAGTCGAGCCGAACGGGCATAAGGTCGCCGTAGTGGGTTCGGGACCTGCGGGGCTGTCGTGTGCGGGCGAGCTTGCTTCGCGCGGCTACGAGGTTACGGTGTTCGAAGCGTTACATACGGCGGGCGGCGTGCTCGTTTACGGTATTCCCGAGTTCCGCTTGCCCAAGAAAATCGTGACGGGCGAGATAAAGAACCTCAAAGCACGCGGCGTCAAGTTCGAGCTCAATACCGTTATAGGCAAAACGCTTTTAGTCGACGAGCTGTTCGAGGACGGCTTCGACGCGGTGTTTATCGGCAGCGGCGCGGGGCTTCCCAATTTTATGAAGATAAAAGGCGAGGACCTTAAAGGTGTATATTCCGCTAACGAGTTCCTGACTCGCGTCAATCTTATGAAAGCGTATAAAGCCGACTCCGATACGCCCATCAAGCACAGCAAGGCGGTGGCGGTAGTCGGCGGCGGCAACGTTGCAATGGACGCGACGCGCTCGGCTTTGAGGCTCGGCGCGGAGCGTGTGGTTTTGGTTTATCGCCGCAGCGAAGCCGAGCTTCCTGCACGTAAGGAAGAAGTCGAGCACGCCAAAGAGGAGGGTGTCGAGTTCATGATGCTTACCGCGCCCGTAGAAGTGCTCGGCGACGAGCATAGGAACGTGCGCGCGCTCAAATGCCAAAAGATGGAACTGGGCGAGCCCGACGCATCGGGTAGGCGTAGACCCGTGCCCGTACCGAACAGCGAGTTCGAGCTGGAAGTCGATACGGTCATAGCCGCGATAGGCACGAGCCCCAACCCGCTTATTAAAAACACTACCGAGGGTATCGACGTGCAGAAGTGGGGCGGTATAATAACCGACGAACACGGCAAGACCACGCGCGATATGGTATACGCGGGTGGCGACGCGGTGACGGGTGCGGCGACCGTAATTCTCGCCATGGGCGCGGGCAAGGACGCCGCCGTCCAAATCGACAACGCGATCAAAGCTAAGAATAAGAAATAA